A part of Streptomyces sp. NBC_01497 genomic DNA contains:
- a CDS encoding DNA-directed RNA polymerase subunit beta', producing MLDVNFFDELRIGLATADDIRTWSHGEVKKPETINYRTLKPEKDGLFCEKIFGPTRDWECYCGKYKRVRFKGIICERCGVEVTRAKVRRERMGHIELAAPVTHIWYFKGVPSRLGYLLDLAPKDLEKVIYFAAYMITYVDEDRRTRDLPSLEAHVSVERQQVENRRDSDLEARAKKLETDLAELEAEGAKADVRRKVREGAEREMKQLRDRAQREIDRLDEVWNRFKNLKVQDLEGDELLYRELRDRFGTYFDGSMGAAALQKRLESFDLNEEAERLREIIRTGKGQKKTRALKRLKVVSAFLQTSNSPKGMVLDCVPVIPPDLRPMVQLDGGRFATSDLNDLYRRVINRNNRLKRLLDLGAPEIIVNNEKRMLQEAVDALFDNGRRGRPVTGPGNRPLKSLSDMLKGKQGRFRQNLLGKRVDYSARSVIVVGPQLKLHQCGLPKAMALELFKPFVMKRLVDLNHAQNIKSAKRMVERGRTVVYDVLEEVIAEHPVLLNRAPTLHRLGIQAFEPQLVEGKAIQIHPLVCTAFNADFDGDQMAVHLPLSAEAQAEARILMLSSNNILKPADGRPVTMPTQDMVLGLFFLTTDEEERKVIGVDRSFGSTAEATMAFDNRELSLQAKVDIRFPVGTIPPRGWNPPLNEDGEPDAQWQAGDPFRLRTTLGRALFNELLPEDYPFVDYSVGKKQLSEIVNDLAERYPKVIVAATLDNLKAAGFFWATRSGVTVAISDVVVPEAKKEIVAGYEAQDEKVQKQYERGLITKDERTQELIAIWTKATNEVAEAMNENFPKTNPIFMMVNSGARGNMMQMRQIAGMRGLVSNAKNETIPRPIKASFREGLSVLEYFISTHGARKGLADTALRTADSGYLTRRLVDVSQDVIIREEDCGTERGLKLRIADRSADGVLRKREDVETSVYARMLAEDVVVDGKVIAPANVDLGDVLIDALVAAGVEEVKTRSVLTCESTVGTCAFCYGRSLATGKLVDIGEAVGIIAAQSIGEPGTQLTMRTFHTGGVAGDDITQGLPRVVELFEARTPKGVAPISEAAGRVRIEETEKTKKLVVTPDDGSEETPFPISKRARLLVGEGDHVEVGQKLTVGATNPHDVLRILGQRAVQVHLVGEVQKVYNSQGVSIHDKHIEIIIRQMLRRVTIIESGDAELLPGELVERSKFETENRRVVRESGQPASGRPQLMGITKASLATESWLSAASFQETTRVLTDAAINAKSDSLIGLKENVIIGKLIPAGTGLSRYRNIRVEPTEEAKAAMYSAVGYDDIDYSPFGTGSGQAVPLEDYDYGPYNQ from the coding sequence GTGCTCGACGTCAACTTCTTCGACGAGCTGCGGATCGGCCTTGCCACCGCGGACGACATTCGCACCTGGTCCCACGGTGAGGTCAAGAAGCCGGAGACCATCAACTACCGCACGCTCAAGCCCGAGAAGGACGGACTCTTCTGCGAGAAGATCTTCGGCCCCACCCGGGACTGGGAGTGCTACTGCGGCAAGTACAAGCGTGTCCGCTTCAAGGGCATCATCTGTGAGCGCTGTGGCGTCGAGGTCACACGCGCCAAGGTGCGCCGTGAGCGGATGGGCCACATTGAGCTGGCCGCTCCCGTCACCCACATCTGGTACTTCAAGGGCGTTCCGTCCCGCCTCGGCTACCTGCTCGACCTCGCGCCGAAGGACCTCGAAAAGGTCATCTACTTCGCCGCGTACATGATCACGTACGTCGACGAGGACCGTCGCACCCGTGACCTGCCGTCGCTGGAGGCCCACGTCTCCGTCGAGCGCCAGCAGGTGGAGAACCGTCGCGACTCCGACCTGGAGGCCCGCGCCAAGAAGCTTGAGACCGACCTGGCCGAGCTTGAGGCCGAGGGTGCCAAGGCCGACGTGCGCCGCAAGGTGCGCGAGGGCGCCGAGCGTGAGATGAAGCAGCTGCGCGACCGTGCGCAGCGCGAGATCGACCGCCTGGACGAGGTCTGGAACCGCTTCAAGAACCTCAAGGTGCAGGACCTGGAGGGCGACGAGCTCCTCTACCGCGAGCTGCGTGACCGCTTCGGCACGTACTTCGACGGTTCGATGGGCGCCGCCGCGCTGCAGAAGCGCCTGGAGTCCTTCGACCTCAACGAGGAGGCCGAGCGCCTCCGCGAGATCATCCGCACCGGCAAGGGCCAGAAGAAGACCCGTGCGCTCAAGCGCCTCAAGGTCGTCTCCGCGTTCCTGCAGACCAGCAACAGCCCCAAGGGCATGGTGCTGGACTGCGTGCCGGTCATCCCGCCGGACCTGCGTCCGATGGTGCAGCTGGACGGTGGCCGCTTCGCGACCTCCGACCTGAACGACCTGTACCGCCGCGTCATCAACCGCAACAACCGCCTGAAGCGGCTTCTCGACCTCGGTGCTCCCGAGATCATCGTGAACAACGAGAAGCGCATGCTCCAGGAGGCCGTGGACGCGCTCTTCGACAACGGCCGTCGCGGCCGCCCGGTCACGGGCCCCGGCAACCGTCCGCTGAAGTCGCTGTCCGACATGCTCAAGGGCAAGCAGGGCCGGTTCCGTCAGAACCTGCTCGGCAAGCGCGTCGACTACTCGGCCCGTTCCGTGATCGTCGTCGGCCCGCAGCTCAAGCTGCACCAGTGCGGTCTGCCGAAGGCGATGGCGCTGGAGCTGTTCAAGCCGTTCGTGATGAAGCGCCTGGTGGACCTGAACCACGCGCAGAACATCAAGTCGGCCAAGCGCATGGTCGAGCGCGGCCGCACGGTCGTGTACGACGTGCTCGAAGAGGTCATCGCCGAGCACCCCGTACTGCTCAACCGCGCGCCGACCCTGCACCGCCTCGGCATCCAGGCCTTCGAGCCGCAGCTGGTCGAGGGCAAGGCCATCCAGATCCACCCGCTCGTCTGCACCGCGTTCAACGCGGACTTCGACGGTGACCAGATGGCCGTGCACCTGCCGCTCTCCGCGGAGGCGCAGGCCGAGGCCCGCATCCTGATGCTGTCCTCGAACAACATCCTGAAGCCGGCTGACGGCCGTCCCGTCACCATGCCGACCCAGGACATGGTGCTGGGCCTGTTCTTCCTCACGACGGACGAGGAAGAGCGCAAGGTCATCGGTGTGGACCGGTCCTTCGGCTCCACGGCCGAGGCCACCATGGCGTTCGACAACCGCGAGCTGTCGCTGCAGGCGAAGGTCGACATCCGCTTCCCGGTGGGCACCATCCCGCCGCGCGGCTGGAATCCTCCGCTGAACGAGGACGGCGAGCCGGACGCCCAGTGGCAGGCCGGCGACCCGTTCCGGCTGCGGACGACCCTGGGGCGCGCGCTCTTCAACGAGCTGCTGCCCGAGGACTACCCGTTCGTCGACTACTCGGTCGGCAAGAAGCAGCTCTCCGAGATCGTCAACGACCTCGCCGAGCGCTACCCGAAGGTCATCGTGGCGGCGACGCTCGACAACCTGAAGGCGGCGGGCTTCTTCTGGGCGACCCGCTCCGGTGTCACCGTGGCCATCTCCGACGTCGTCGTTCCCGAGGCGAAGAAGGAGATCGTCGCGGGCTACGAGGCACAGGACGAGAAGGTCCAGAAGCAGTACGAGCGCGGCCTGATCACCAAGGACGAGCGCACGCAGGAGCTCATCGCGATCTGGACCAAGGCGACGAACGAGGTCGCCGAGGCCATGAACGAGAACTTCCCGAAGACGAACCCCATCTTCATGATGGTGAATTCGGGCGCGCGCGGAAACATGATGCAGATGCGTCAGATCGCCGGTATGCGTGGTCTGGTGTCGAACGCCAAGAACGAGACGATTCCTCGTCCCATCAAGGCGTCCTTCCGTGAAGGCCTGTCCGTGCTGGAGTACTTCATCTCCACCCACGGTGCCCGTAAGGGTCTGGCCGACACCGCTCTGCGTACCGCCGACTCGGGTTACCTGACCCGTCGTCTGGTGGACGTCTCGCAGGACGTGATCATCCGCGAGGAGGACTGCGGCACCGAACGCGGCCTCAAGCTGCGGATCGCGGACCGGAGCGCCGACGGTGTGCTGCGCAAGCGTGAGGACGTCGAGACGTCCGTGTACGCGCGCATGCTCGCCGAGGACGTCGTGGTGGACGGCAAGGTCATCGCGCCTGCCAACGTCGACCTCGGTGACGTGCTCATCGACGCGCTCGTCGCGGCCGGTGTGGAGGAGGTCAAGACCCGTTCGGTCCTGACCTGTGAGTCCACGGTCGGTACCTGCGCGTTCTGCTACGGCCGTTCGCTGGCCACCGGCAAGCTGGTCGACATCGGTGAGGCGGTCGGCATCATCGCCGCCCAGTCCATCGGTGAGCCCGGCACCCAGCTGACGATGCGTACCTTCCACACCGGTGGTGTGGCAGGTGACGACATCACGCAGGGTCTGCCGCGTGTCGTCGAGCTGTTCGAGGCGCGTACGCCCAAGGGTGTCGCCCCGATCTCGGAGGCGGCCGGCCGCGTCCGTATCGAGGAGACCGAGAAGACCAAGAAGCTCGTGGTCACCCCGGACGACGGCAGCGAGGAGACGCCCTTCCCGATCTCCAAGCGCGCCCGGCTCCTGGTGGGCGAGGGCGACCACGTCGAGGTGGGCCAGAAGCTCACCGTGGGTGCCACCAACCCGCACGACGTGCTGCGCATCCTCGGCCAGCGTGCGGTCCAGGTGCACCTGGTCGGCGAGGTCCAGAAGGTCTACAACTCGCAGGGTGTGTCGATCCACGACAAGCACATCGAGATCATCATCCGGCAGATGCTGCGCCGGGTGACGATCATCGAGTCGGGTGACGCGGAGCTGCTGCCCGGCGAGCTGGTCGAGCGCTCGAAGTTCGAGACCGAGAACCGTCGTGTGGTGCGTGAGAGCGGCCAGCCGGCCTCCGGCCGTCCGCAGCTCATGGGTATCACCAAGGCGTCGCTGGCGACCGAGTCGTGGCTGTCCGCGGCGTCCTTCCAGGAGACGACCAGGGTCCTCACCGACGCGGCGATCAACGCCAAGTCGGACTCCCTGATCGGCCTCAAGGAGAACGTCATCATCGGCAAGCTCATCCCGGCCGGTACGGGCCTGTCCCGCTACCGCAACATCCGGGTCGAGCCGACCGAGGAGGCCAAGGCCGCGATGTACTCGGCCGTCGGCTACGACGACATCGACTACTCGCCGTTCGGCACGGGCTCCGGCCAGGCCGTTCCGCTGGAGGACTACGACTACGGTCCGTACAACCAGTAG
- the rpsL gene encoding 30S ribosomal protein S12 has protein sequence MPTIQQLVRKGRQDKVEKNKTPALEGSPQRRGVCTRVFTTTPKKPNSALRKVARVRLTSGIEVTAYIPGEGHNLQEHSIVLVRGGRVKDLPGVRYKIIRGSLDTQGVKNRKQARSRYGAKKEK, from the coding sequence GTGCCTACGATCCAGCAGCTGGTCCGCAAGGGCCGGCAGGACAAGGTCGAGAAGAACAAGACCCCCGCGCTTGAGGGTTCTCCTCAGCGCCGCGGGGTCTGCACGCGCGTGTTCACGACCACCCCGAAGAAGCCGAACTCGGCCCTGCGTAAGGTCGCGCGTGTGCGTCTGACCTCGGGCATCGAGGTCACGGCGTACATCCCGGGTGAGGGACACAACCTGCAGGAGCACTCGATCGTGCTCGTGCGTGGCGGCCGTGTGAAGGACCTGCCGGGTGTTCGTTACAAGATCATCCGCGGCTCGCTCGACACCCAGGGTGTCAAGAACCGCAAGCAGGCCCGCAGCCGCTACGGCGCCAAGAAGGAGAAGTAA
- the tuf gene encoding elongation factor Tu: protein MAKAKFERTKPHVNIGTIGHIDHGKTTLTAAITKVLHDAYPDLNEASAFDQIDKAPEERQRGITISISHVEYQTESRHYAHVDCPGHADYIKNMITGAAQMDGAILVVAATDGPMPQTKEHVLLARQVGVPYIVVALNKADMVDDEEILELVELEVRELLSEYEFPGDDLPVVKVSALKALEGDKEWGQTVLDLMKAVDESIPQPERDVEKPFLMPIEDVFTITGRGTVVTGRIERGVLKVNETVDIVGIKQDKTTTTVTGIEMFRKLLDEGQAGENVGLLLRGIKREDVERGQVIIKPGSVTPHTEFEAQAYILSKDEGGRHTPFFNNYRPQFYFRTTDVTGVVTLPEGTEMVMPGDNTVMSVSLIQPVAMEEGLKFAIREGGRTVGAGQVTKIVK, encoded by the coding sequence GTGGCGAAGGCGAAGTTCGAGCGGACTAAGCCGCACGTCAACATCGGCACCATCGGTCACATCGACCACGGTAAGACGACCCTCACGGCCGCCATTACCAAGGTGCTGCATGACGCGTACCCGGACCTGAACGAGGCTTCGGCCTTCGACCAGATCGACAAGGCTCCTGAGGAGCGCCAGCGCGGTATCACGATCTCCATCTCGCACGTCGAGTACCAGACGGAGTCGCGTCACTACGCCCATGTCGACTGCCCCGGGCACGCTGACTACATCAAGAACATGATCACCGGTGCGGCCCAGATGGACGGTGCCATTCTCGTGGTCGCCGCCACCGACGGCCCGATGCCGCAGACCAAGGAGCACGTGCTCCTGGCCCGCCAGGTCGGCGTGCCGTACATCGTTGTCGCGCTGAACAAGGCCGACATGGTGGACGACGAGGAGATCCTGGAGCTCGTCGAGCTCGAGGTCCGCGAGCTGCTCTCCGAGTACGAGTTCCCGGGCGACGACCTTCCGGTCGTCAAGGTCTCGGCGCTCAAGGCGCTCGAAGGTGACAAGGAGTGGGGCCAGACCGTCCTCGACCTGATGAAGGCCGTCGACGAGTCGATCCCGCAGCCCGAGCGTGACGTCGAGAAGCCGTTCCTCATGCCGATCGAGGACGTCTTCACGATCACCGGTCGTGGCACCGTCGTCACCGGTCGTATCGAGCGTGGTGTCCTGAAGGTCAACGAGACCGTCGACATCGTCGGTATCAAGCAGGACAAGACCACCACCACGGTCACCGGCATCGAGATGTTCCGCAAGCTGCTCGACGAGGGCCAGGCCGGTGAGAACGTCGGTCTGCTCCTCCGTGGCATCAAGCGCGAGGACGTCGAGCGCGGCCAGGTCATCATCAAGCCCGGTTCGGTCACGCCGCACACCGAGTTCGAGGCCCAGGCCTACATCCTGTCGAAGGACGAGGGTGGTCGTCACACCCCGTTCTTCAACAACTACCGCCCGCAGTTCTACTTCCGTACCACGGACGTGACCGGCGTCGTGACCCTCCCCGAGGGCACCGAGATGGTCATGCCGGGCGACAACACCGTCATGTCGGTCTCGCTGATTCAGCCGGTCGCCATGGAGGAGGGCCTGAAGTTCGCCATCCGTGAGGGTGGTCGTACGGTGGGCGCCGGCCAGGTCACCAAGATCGTCAAGTAG
- the fusA gene encoding elongation factor G — translation MATTSLDLAKVRNIGIMAHIDAGKTTTTERILFYTGVSYKIGEVHDGAATMDWMEQEQERGITITSAATTCHWPLNEVDHTINIIDTPGHVDFTVEVERSLRVLDGAVTVFDGVAGVEPQSETVWRQADRYGVPRICFVNKLDRTGAEFHRCVDMIVDRLGAVPLVMQLPIGTEADFKGVVDLVSMKAFVWSAEATKGEMYDVVDIPATHAEAAEEWHGKLVEAVAEHDDAMMELYLEGQEPTVEQMHEAIRRITLASKGAADSVTVTPVFCGTAFKNKGVQPLLDAVVRYLPSPLDVGAVDGHDVKDPEKIVSRKPSDDEPFSGLAFKIASDPHLGKLTFVRVYSGRLEAGTAVLNSVKGRKERIGKIYRMHANKREEIESVGAGDIVAVMGLKQTTTGETLSDEKKPVILESMDFPAPVIEVAIEPKSKGDQERLGVAIQRLAEEDPSFQVHSEEETGQTIIGGMGELHLEVLVDRMKREFRVEANVGKPQVAYRETIRKAVERVDYTHKKQTGGTGQFAKVQIAIEPIEGGDASYEFVNKVTGGRIPKEYIPSVDAGAQEAMQFGIIAGYEMTGVRVILLDGAFHDVDSSELAFKIAGSQAFKEAARKASPVLLEPVMSVEVTTPEDYMGDVIGDINSRRGQIQAMEERSGARVVKGLVPLSEMFGYVGDLRSKTSGRASYSMQFDSYAEVPRNVAEEIIAKAKGE, via the coding sequence ATGGCCACCACTTCGCTTGACCTGGCCAAGGTCCGCAACATCGGGATCATGGCCCACATCGACGCGGGCAAGACGACCACCACCGAGCGGATCCTCTTCTACACCGGCGTTTCGTACAAGATCGGTGAAGTCCACGACGGCGCAGCCACGATGGACTGGATGGAGCAGGAGCAGGAGCGCGGCATCACGATCACGTCCGCCGCGACGACCTGTCACTGGCCGCTCAACGAGGTCGACCACACCATCAACATCATCGACACGCCCGGCCACGTCGACTTCACCGTCGAGGTGGAGCGTTCGCTGCGCGTGCTCGACGGTGCCGTCACCGTGTTCGACGGTGTCGCCGGTGTGGAGCCCCAGTCCGAGACGGTGTGGCGTCAGGCCGACCGTTACGGCGTGCCCCGCATCTGCTTCGTCAACAAGCTCGACCGCACCGGTGCCGAGTTCCACCGCTGCGTCGACATGATCGTCGACCGCCTCGGTGCGGTTCCGCTGGTCATGCAGCTCCCGATCGGCACCGAGGCCGACTTCAAGGGCGTCGTCGACCTCGTGTCGATGAAGGCCTTTGTCTGGTCCGCCGAGGCGACCAAGGGCGAGATGTACGACGTCGTCGACATCCCGGCGACGCACGCCGAGGCCGCTGAAGAGTGGCACGGCAAGCTCGTCGAGGCCGTCGCCGAGCACGACGACGCGATGATGGAGCTCTACCTGGAGGGCCAGGAGCCCACCGTGGAGCAGATGCACGAGGCGATCCGCCGGATCACGCTGGCGTCCAAGGGCGCCGCGGACTCCGTCACGGTGACCCCCGTGTTCTGCGGCACCGCGTTCAAGAACAAGGGCGTCCAGCCCCTGCTCGACGCGGTCGTGCGTTACCTGCCTTCCCCCCTCGACGTCGGTGCCGTTGACGGCCACGACGTCAAGGACCCGGAGAAGATCGTCTCGCGCAAGCCCTCCGACGACGAGCCGTTCTCCGGTCTCGCCTTCAAGATCGCGAGCGACCCGCACCTGGGCAAGCTCACGTTCGTCCGGGTGTACTCGGGCCGTCTTGAGGCCGGCACCGCCGTCCTCAACTCGGTGAAGGGCCGCAAGGAGCGCATCGGCAAGATCTACCGCATGCACGCGAACAAGCGTGAGGAGATCGAGTCGGTGGGCGCCGGTGACATCGTCGCCGTCATGGGCCTGAAGCAGACCACCACCGGTGAGACGCTGAGCGACGAGAAGAAGCCGGTCATCCTGGAGTCCATGGACTTCCCGGCGCCGGTCATCGAGGTCGCCATCGAGCCCAAGTCCAAGGGTGACCAGGAGCGTCTGGGTGTAGCCATCCAGCGCCTCGCGGAGGAGGACCCCTCCTTCCAGGTCCACTCCGAGGAGGAGACCGGCCAGACCATCATCGGTGGTATGGGCGAGCTTCACCTCGAAGTGCTTGTCGACCGCATGAAGCGCGAGTTCCGCGTCGAGGCGAACGTCGGTAAGCCGCAGGTCGCCTACCGTGAGACGATCCGTAAGGCCGTCGAGCGGGTGGACTACACCCACAAGAAGCAGACCGGTGGCACCGGTCAGTTCGCGAAGGTGCAGATCGCGATCGAGCCCATCGAGGGCGGCGACGCGTCGTACGAGTTCGTGAACAAGGTCACTGGTGGCCGTATCCCGAAGGAGTACATCCCTTCGGTGGACGCCGGTGCCCAGGAGGCCATGCAGTTCGGCATCATCGCCGGGTACGAGATGACGGGTGTGCGTGTCATCCTGCTCGACGGCGCGTTCCACGATGTCGACTCGTCCGAGCTCGCGTTCAAGATCGCCGGTTCGCAGGCCTTCAAGGAGGCCGCGCGCAAGGCGTCCCCGGTTCTCCTGGAGCCGGTGATGTCCGTCGAGGTCACCACCCCTGAGGACTACATGGGTGACGTCATCGGCGACATCAACTCCCGCCGTGGCCAGATCCAGGCCATGGAGGAGCGCAGCGGCGCTCGCGTCGTGAAGGGCCTCGTGCCCCTCTCGGAGATGTTCGGCTACGTCGGAGACCTCCGCAGCAAGACCTCGGGTCGCGCAAGCTACTCGATGCAGTTCGACTCCTACGCCGAGGTTCCCCGGAACGTCGCCGAGGAGATCATCGCGAAGGCCAAGGGCGAGTAA
- the rpsG gene encoding 30S ribosomal protein S7 codes for MPRKGPAPKRPVIIDPVYGSPLVTSLINKILLNGKRSTAERIVYGAMEGLREKTNGDPVITLKRALENVKPALEVKSRRVGGATYQVPIEVKPGRASTLALRWLVGYSRARREKTMTERLMNELLDASNGLGAAVKKREDTHKMAESNKAFAHYRW; via the coding sequence ATGCCTCGTAAGGGCCCCGCCCCGAAGCGCCCGGTCATCATCGACCCGGTCTATGGTTCTCCTCTTGTCACCTCTCTCATCAACAAGATCCTGCTGAACGGCAAGCGTTCGACAGCTGAGCGGATCGTGTACGGCGCCATGGAGGGCCTGCGCGAGAAGACCAACGGCGACCCGGTCATCACGCTGAAGCGCGCCCTCGAGAACGTCAAGCCCGCTCTTGAGGTCAAGTCCCGCCGTGTCGGTGGCGCCACCTACCAGGTGCCGATCGAGGTCAAGCCCGGTCGCGCCTCCACCCTCGCGCTGCGCTGGCTGGTCGGTTACTCACGTGCCCGTCGTGAGAAGACCATGACCGAGCGTCTGATGAACGAACTGCTCGACGCCTCCAACGGCCTCGGTGCTGCGGTCAAGAAGCGCGAGGACACGCACAAGATGGCCGAGTCCAACAAGGCCTTCGCGCACTACCGCTGGTAG